Proteins encoded together in one Catellatospora citrea window:
- a CDS encoding cellulose binding domain-containing protein: MRRTTSPSRRRWVLSSLLTLALTGAVLLVPRLAEAGPTAGCGRTPTLTSGTRSIQSSGQTRGYILSMPSSYSNTRPYRLVFGLHWLNGTANDVATGGSDGSAWAFYGQKQLSNDGTIFVAPQGISNGWANTNGRDVTLIDDLVSLIEGDLCVDTSQVFAMGWSYGGAMSYALACARPGVFRAVVVYSGANLSGCSGGTQPVAYFGIHGTHDSVLNISSGRAVRDTFVRNNGCTAQSPREPAQGSLTHITTVYSGCRSGYPVQWAAFDGDHAPHPVDGSTATSGTRTWTSAAVNTFLAQFTASPSPSASPSASPPPSSSPSASPAPSSPAPSSPAPSSPAPGAGCSAGYRLVNSWPGGFQAEVTVTAGSAPITGWTVGWTLAGGQSITQLWSGTLSSNGQSVTVRNVSYNGNLSAGASATFGFLAGGTPSTPTLACTVA; encoded by the coding sequence ATGAGACGAACGACCAGCCCGAGCCGGCGCCGATGGGTGCTGAGCAGCCTGCTGACACTGGCCCTGACCGGCGCTGTCCTACTGGTCCCGCGCCTGGCCGAGGCGGGGCCGACCGCCGGTTGCGGCAGGACCCCGACTTTGACCAGCGGGACGCGCTCGATCCAGAGCAGCGGCCAGACCCGCGGTTACATCCTGAGCATGCCGAGCAGCTACAGCAACACCCGTCCGTACCGGCTCGTCTTCGGACTGCACTGGCTCAACGGCACCGCCAACGACGTCGCCACCGGCGGGTCGGACGGGTCGGCCTGGGCCTTCTACGGGCAGAAGCAGCTGTCCAACGACGGCACGATCTTCGTCGCGCCGCAGGGCATCAGCAACGGCTGGGCCAACACCAACGGCCGGGACGTCACCCTGATCGACGACCTGGTCAGCCTGATCGAGGGCGACCTGTGCGTGGACACGAGCCAGGTGTTCGCCATGGGCTGGAGCTACGGCGGCGCGATGAGCTACGCGCTGGCCTGCGCCCGGCCGGGGGTCTTCCGCGCCGTCGTGGTCTACTCCGGCGCCAACCTCAGCGGCTGCAGCGGGGGCACGCAACCGGTCGCCTACTTCGGTATCCACGGCACCCACGACAGCGTGCTCAACATCTCCAGCGGACGCGCCGTGCGCGACACGTTCGTCCGCAACAACGGCTGCACCGCGCAGAGCCCACGCGAGCCGGCCCAGGGCAGCCTGACCCACATCACCACCGTGTACTCGGGCTGCCGGTCCGGGTATCCGGTCCAATGGGCCGCATTCGACGGCGACCACGCCCCCCACCCGGTGGACGGTTCGACGGCGACCAGCGGCACGCGCACGTGGACCTCGGCCGCGGTCAACACGTTCCTGGCCCAGTTCACCGCCTCGCCCTCCCCCAGCGCCTCCCCTTCGGCCAGCCCGCCGCCGAGCAGCTCGCCGTCGGCGAGCCCCGCTCCGAGCAGCCCAGCCCCGAGCAGCCCCGCTCCGTCCTCACCCGCCCCCGGGGCCGGGTGCAGCGCCGGTTACCGGTTGGTCAATTCCTGGCCAGGCGGCTTCCAGGCGGAGGTGACGGTGACCGCGGGCAGCGCCCCGATCACCGGCTGGACCGTCGGCTGGACGCTGGCCGGCGGCCAGTCCATCACCCAGCTGTGGAGCGGCACCCTGTCCAGCAATGGTCAGTCGGTCACCGTGCGCAACGTGTCGTACAACGGCAACCTGTCGGCCGGCGCATCGGCCACCTTCGGATTCCTTGCCGGCGGGACGCCGTCGACGCCGACGCTCGCCTGCACGGTCGCCTGA
- a CDS encoding ABC transporter substrate-binding protein, whose amino-acid sequence MKQRVLWPAAVAAMLALAGCGSATGNEPSSNSASGKLVVWDWKSSDKTATAYVEKAKADFAKKHPGVTVEFVAQPFDQYYTLLGAAIQAGKGPDVMMFNGGGQIRDRVDALVPLDQYVSPDKQRLTGWDAFTKDGKAFASPVTLQGHPIYFNKDLYKKAGLDPQKPATTWSGFTADCAAITKATKATCFALGNKEGAGIQFFLSAFGTGTLSPQEYDDWIAGKRDWNSPHVKQIFQLWKDVEANGLNNKGGNSTTMFTDAFGIFQSGKATNIIGLMSDIGHWKDFNEFLGPENVGVMKSPVIAEGAVPSLPFDGGIGYGVAKWTKDPALAADLVRSLTSTDALSTFYANAGAVVSDTTVKAAEPAVTALVADLKTGKPALHVALSSKTIELMGRLSQQILDGSVTVDAALKQLGESDRS is encoded by the coding sequence ATGAAGCAGCGAGTACTCTGGCCGGCCGCCGTCGCGGCGATGCTGGCCTTGGCAGGCTGTGGAAGCGCCACGGGCAACGAACCTTCGTCCAACTCGGCGAGCGGCAAGCTCGTGGTGTGGGACTGGAAGTCCAGTGACAAGACCGCAACCGCATACGTGGAGAAGGCGAAGGCCGACTTCGCCAAGAAGCACCCGGGCGTGACCGTCGAGTTCGTCGCCCAGCCGTTCGATCAGTACTACACGCTGCTCGGGGCGGCGATCCAGGCGGGCAAGGGCCCCGACGTCATGATGTTCAACGGCGGCGGCCAGATCCGCGACCGGGTCGACGCGCTGGTCCCGCTGGACCAGTACGTCAGCCCGGACAAGCAGCGCCTGACCGGCTGGGACGCGTTCACCAAGGACGGCAAGGCGTTCGCCTCGCCGGTGACCCTGCAGGGCCACCCGATCTACTTCAACAAGGATCTCTACAAGAAGGCCGGGCTGGACCCGCAGAAGCCGGCGACCACCTGGAGCGGGTTCACCGCCGACTGTGCCGCCATCACCAAGGCGACGAAGGCCACCTGCTTCGCGCTGGGCAACAAGGAGGGCGCCGGCATCCAGTTCTTCCTGTCGGCGTTCGGCACGGGCACCCTGTCCCCGCAGGAGTACGACGACTGGATCGCCGGGAAGCGGGACTGGAACTCCCCCCACGTCAAGCAGATCTTCCAGCTGTGGAAGGACGTCGAGGCAAACGGCCTGAACAACAAGGGCGGCAACTCGACCACGATGTTCACCGACGCGTTCGGGATCTTCCAGTCGGGCAAGGCGACCAACATCATCGGCCTGATGTCGGACATCGGCCACTGGAAGGACTTCAACGAGTTCCTCGGCCCCGAGAACGTCGGGGTGATGAAGTCACCGGTCATCGCCGAAGGCGCCGTGCCCAGCCTGCCGTTCGACGGCGGCATCGGCTACGGGGTCGCCAAGTGGACCAAGGACCCGGCCCTGGCTGCCGACCTGGTGCGCTCGCTGACCTCGACCGACGCCCTGAGCACGTTCTACGCCAACGCCGGTGCGGTCGTCTCCGACACCACCGTCAAGGCCGCCGAGCCGGCCGTCACCGCGCTGGTGGCCGACCTCAAGACCGGCAAGCCCGCGCTGCACGTGGCGCTGTCGTCGAAGACCATCGAACTGATGGGTCGACTGTCCCAGCAGATCCTCGACGGCTCCGTCACCGTCGACGCCGCGCTCAAGCAGCTCGGCGAGTCGGACCGGAGCTGA
- a CDS encoding PaaX family transcriptional regulator, with the protein MVQLFEIEEIFPDVAGGSRLPRRQAGNSAQSLATTLVADYTLPTRAWLPSSAVTTLLGEFGITSGAARTAISRLGRRGVLESSRDGRHSFYRLTRDAAGELSAGGAWIARFAEQARSWDGTWTLVAFSLPQEHGAQRRSLRGQLRWLGFAPLYDGLWVSPDPWNPTVAGRLAAVTPGAMTVFRAGHVDLAVTADRNPIEAWDIAAIARHYEAFDRQWRPLLERVCGGRIVGAAAVRARTEIMDAYRHIPLLDPQLPVELLPAGWPRARAREVFVEIYDGLAEPAQRHVLDVVRQFTGEPVVGIRAHTVAVMAAN; encoded by the coding sequence GTGGTGCAGCTGTTCGAGATCGAAGAGATCTTCCCCGACGTGGCGGGCGGTTCCCGGCTGCCGCGGCGCCAGGCCGGCAACTCGGCGCAAAGCCTGGCGACGACGCTCGTCGCCGACTACACGCTGCCGACGCGCGCCTGGCTGCCGTCGTCCGCCGTCACGACGCTGCTCGGCGAATTCGGGATCACCAGCGGCGCGGCGCGGACCGCCATCAGCCGGCTGGGCCGCCGAGGCGTGCTGGAGAGCAGCCGGGACGGTCGGCACAGCTTCTACCGACTGACCCGTGACGCCGCCGGGGAGCTGTCGGCCGGGGGTGCCTGGATCGCGCGGTTCGCCGAGCAGGCGCGCAGCTGGGACGGCACCTGGACGCTCGTGGCCTTCTCGTTGCCGCAGGAGCACGGTGCACAGCGGCGGTCGTTGCGCGGCCAGCTGCGATGGCTGGGCTTCGCGCCGTTGTACGACGGGCTCTGGGTCTCGCCGGACCCGTGGAATCCCACCGTCGCCGGGCGGCTGGCCGCCGTCACGCCCGGTGCGATGACCGTCTTCCGAGCAGGCCATGTCGACCTGGCGGTCACCGCCGACCGCAACCCGATCGAGGCGTGGGACATCGCCGCGATCGCCCGGCACTACGAAGCCTTCGACCGGCAGTGGAGGCCGCTGCTGGAGCGCGTATGCGGTGGACGGATCGTCGGCGCCGCGGCGGTCCGGGCCCGGACGGAGATCATGGACGCCTACCGGCACATCCCGCTGCTCGATCCGCAGTTGCCCGTGGAGCTGCTGCCGGCCGGGTGGCCGCGGGCGCGCGCTCGCGAGGTGTTCGTCGAGATCTATGACGGGCTGGCCGAGCCGGCTCAGCGACATGTGCTGGACGTGGTCCGGCAGTTCACCGGTGAGCCCGTCGTCGGCATCAGGGCCCACACCGTCGCGGTGATGGCCGCCAACTGA
- a CDS encoding carbohydrate ABC transporter permease, with the protein MRGARISRWLIAGPMALLALATIYPLVFTANAAMKTRRDYILDRFAFADTLRWDNIATAWTTAGTARYFFNSVTVVAGAVALLLLFGSMAGFALSHLRFRGSRALMLGCLAALFVPFQVIMVPLVRTMADTGLVDTYPGLILAYVAQYLPFTIYLMASYYSAIPAEIVDAARIDGNTTYGVYRRIMLPMGRPALLSVGVLNALFCWNDVLIALLMMPSAEHRTLMVGVTSLRGQYSADIPTFASGVLIAAVPVLAVYLFFQRRIADAVTAGSTKG; encoded by the coding sequence ATGCGCGGCGCACGAATCAGCCGATGGCTGATCGCCGGACCCATGGCGCTGCTCGCCCTCGCGACGATCTACCCGCTGGTCTTCACCGCCAACGCGGCGATGAAGACCCGTCGTGACTACATCCTGGACAGGTTCGCCTTCGCGGACACCCTGCGCTGGGACAACATCGCCACCGCGTGGACCACGGCCGGCACGGCGCGGTACTTCTTCAACTCCGTCACCGTCGTGGCAGGCGCCGTCGCGCTGCTGCTGCTGTTCGGCTCGATGGCCGGGTTCGCGCTGAGCCACCTGCGGTTCCGGGGCTCGCGGGCACTGATGCTGGGGTGCCTCGCGGCGCTGTTCGTGCCATTCCAGGTGATCATGGTGCCGCTGGTGCGGACCATGGCCGACACCGGGCTGGTCGACACCTATCCGGGGTTGATCCTCGCCTATGTGGCGCAGTACCTGCCCTTCACGATCTATCTGATGGCCAGTTACTACAGCGCCATCCCGGCCGAGATCGTCGACGCGGCACGCATCGACGGCAACACCACCTACGGCGTGTACCGAAGGATCATGCTGCCGATGGGCCGGCCGGCGCTGCTGTCGGTCGGCGTGCTCAACGCGCTGTTCTGCTGGAACGACGTGCTCATCGCACTGCTGATGATGCCGTCGGCGGAGCATCGCACGCTCATGGTCGGGGTGACGTCGCTGCGCGGCCAGTACTCGGCCGACATCCCCACGTTCGCCTCGGGGGTGCTGATCGCAGCCGTGCCCGTACTGGCGGTCTACCTGTTCTTCCAGCGCCGGATCGCCGACGCTGTCACCGCTGGTTCGACGAAAGGCTGA
- a CDS encoding glycoside hydrolase family 27 protein — MGWNSWNTFGCNINESLIRQHADAIVSSGMRDLGYQYVVVDDCWFNPNRDSSGNLQGDPTRFPSGMKALGDYLHARGLKFGLYQVPVDKTCAQYFGAYPGATGSQGHEAQDARQFAAWGVDFLKYDWCSPNGTIDQQVTTFAKMRDALAAAGRPIVYSINPNSIHAKTGPLRNWGDVANMWRTTEDITNTWDSGQTNGYPMGIQNIVNVTVPLASYARPGQFNDPDMMEVGRGGMTDTEMRSHFALWAIMASPLIAGNDLRSMSTATQAILKNANLIAVNQDSLGQQATQVSHDGTRRVLAKRLANGDVAVALFNQGSSTTTVSTTAAAVGKSGTSFTLLDAWTNATSSTSGTISASVPAHGTVVYRVSGGGTTPPPTTTTFVSASSGRCLDVPQSNTANGTQPVIWDCNGGANQQWAVNGAALQALGKCLDAPLNATAGAKAQLWDCNGGTNQQWNLNSDGTVSNRQTGLCVDVNGNATANGTLVILWTCTGAANQRWTRR; from the coding sequence ATGGGCTGGAACTCCTGGAACACCTTCGGCTGCAACATCAACGAATCGCTGATCCGTCAGCACGCCGACGCGATCGTCAGCAGCGGCATGCGCGATCTCGGCTACCAGTACGTCGTTGTCGACGACTGCTGGTTCAACCCCAACCGCGACTCCTCCGGCAACCTGCAGGGCGATCCGACCAGGTTCCCCAGCGGGATGAAGGCGCTCGGCGACTACCTGCACGCGCGCGGCCTCAAGTTCGGCCTCTACCAGGTGCCGGTGGACAAGACCTGCGCGCAGTACTTCGGCGCCTACCCGGGCGCCACCGGCAGCCAGGGACACGAGGCCCAGGACGCCCGGCAGTTCGCGGCCTGGGGCGTCGACTTCCTCAAGTACGACTGGTGCTCGCCCAACGGCACCATCGACCAGCAGGTGACGACGTTCGCCAAGATGCGCGACGCGCTCGCGGCCGCCGGCCGGCCGATCGTCTACAGCATCAACCCCAACAGCATCCACGCCAAGACCGGGCCGCTGCGCAACTGGGGCGACGTCGCCAACATGTGGCGGACCACCGAGGACATCACCAACACCTGGGACAGCGGACAGACCAACGGCTACCCGATGGGCATCCAGAACATCGTCAACGTCACCGTGCCCCTGGCCTCCTACGCCCGGCCGGGCCAGTTCAACGACCCCGACATGATGGAGGTCGGCAGAGGCGGCATGACCGACACCGAGATGCGCAGTCACTTCGCCCTCTGGGCGATCATGGCGTCGCCGCTCATCGCCGGCAACGACCTCCGTTCGATGTCCACGGCGACGCAGGCCATCCTCAAGAACGCCAACCTGATCGCCGTCAACCAGGACTCGCTGGGCCAGCAGGCCACGCAGGTCTCCCACGACGGCACCCGGCGCGTGCTCGCCAAGCGGCTCGCCAACGGCGACGTCGCCGTGGCCCTGTTCAACCAGGGATCCTCGACCACCACGGTCTCCACCACGGCCGCCGCCGTCGGCAAGTCAGGCACGTCCTTCACGCTCCTGGACGCCTGGACGAACGCCACCAGCTCCACGAGCGGGACCATCTCCGCCAGCGTCCCGGCGCACGGCACGGTGGTGTACCGCGTCAGTGGTGGCGGCACCACTCCCCCGCCGACCACGACCACCTTCGTGAGCGCGTCCTCGGGGCGCTGCCTGGACGTGCCGCAGAGCAACACCGCCAACGGCACGCAGCCGGTGATCTGGGACTGCAACGGCGGCGCGAACCAGCAGTGGGCTGTCAACGGGGCGGCACTTCAGGCCCTGGGCAAGTGCCTCGACGCGCCGCTCAACGCCACGGCAGGAGCGAAGGCGCAGCTCTGGGACTGCAACGGCGGCACCAACCAGCAGTGGAACCTCAACTCCGACGGCACGGTCAGCAATCGCCAGACGGGGCTGTGCGTCGACGTCAACGGCAACGCCACCGCCAACGGCACCCTGGTGATCCTGTGGACCTGCACCGGTGCGGCCAATCAGCGATGGACCCGGCGGTAG
- a CDS encoding carbohydrate ABC transporter permease — translation MPLGDFTPLLARPARAGRADGTGTAPPGRRRTGGLSAERLSPFVLIAPAVLVIVLFRLWPLLLGVNFSFTGDGERNGAAVGLDNYTELFADPLFLGALRNVGWLVLLLPIAVAIPGMLATFIYLHVPGHRFYRSVYFFPAVLSPVIVGSIFNLLLSFDGPVNSLLGLAGLGPVDWLGDSNVAMFTVVGVHVWATFGMSLVVFLSGFATLDPALLDAARSDGATLPQVIRHVIIPGLSRTIQFVFVTTMIGMLTSMFGLIYVMTSGGPGGSTYLPEYYIWIQQGQMNRPAFASAASTVLFLVMLVVGLAQVSFLRRTGKED, via the coding sequence GTGCCGCTCGGTGATTTCACGCCGCTGTTGGCCCGCCCCGCTCGGGCGGGGCGGGCCGACGGGACTGGCACCGCACCACCCGGACGACGCCGGACCGGCGGGCTGTCCGCGGAACGGCTGTCCCCGTTCGTGCTCATCGCCCCCGCCGTGCTCGTCATCGTGCTGTTCCGGCTGTGGCCGCTGCTGCTCGGTGTCAACTTCTCCTTCACCGGAGACGGCGAACGCAACGGGGCGGCGGTCGGTCTGGACAACTACACGGAGCTGTTCGCCGACCCCCTGTTCCTGGGCGCGCTGCGCAACGTGGGATGGCTCGTGCTGCTGCTGCCCATCGCGGTGGCGATCCCCGGCATGCTGGCCACGTTCATCTACCTGCACGTGCCCGGACACCGTTTCTACCGCAGCGTCTACTTCTTCCCCGCGGTGCTCTCGCCGGTGATCGTGGGTTCCATCTTCAACCTGCTCCTGTCCTTCGACGGCCCGGTCAACAGCCTGCTCGGCCTGGCCGGACTCGGCCCGGTCGACTGGCTCGGCGACTCGAACGTCGCGATGTTCACCGTCGTCGGGGTCCATGTCTGGGCGACGTTCGGCATGTCGCTGGTGGTGTTCCTGTCCGGCTTCGCGACGTTGGACCCCGCCCTGCTCGACGCCGCCCGGTCCGACGGGGCGACCCTGCCGCAGGTGATCCGGCACGTGATCATTCCGGGCCTGTCCCGGACCATCCAGTTCGTCTTCGTGACCACCATGATCGGCATGCTGACCTCCATGTTCGGTCTGATCTACGTGATGACCAGCGGCGGACCGGGCGGGTCGACCTACCTGCCGGAGTACTACATCTGGATCCAGCAGGGCCAGATGAACCGCCCGGCGTTCGCCTCGGCGGCCTCCACGGTGCTGTTCCTGGTCATGCTCGTCGTAGGACTCGCGCAGGTCAGCTTCCTGCGACGGACCGGGAAGGAGGACTGA
- a CDS encoding endo-1,4-beta-xylanase, with product MTALPSVHRGRNPQKRSPIHKALLAGAAGVVATLTVVAMIPNANAAASTLGAAAAQSGRYFGTAIAASRLGDSTYSTIAAREFNMITAENEMKPDATQPNRGQFNFSSGDQIYNWATQRGLKVRGHTLAWHAQQPGWMQSLSGSNLRQAMIDHINGVMGHYRGKLAAWDVVNEAFNEDGSRRSSNLQGTGNDWIEVAFRTARAADPGVKLCYNDYNIENWSYGKTQGVYRMIQDFKSRGVPIDCVGLQTHFTGGSSLPGNFQTTLSSFAALGVDVALTEVDVTNASTSQYSGLTQACLNVPRCIGITVWGVRDSDSWRSSESPLLFNSGGGAKAAYTSVLNALNSATPTPSQSATASPSVPSSPAPSSSPPPSSGVGRLVGAQSGRCIDVPNASQNNGTRVQLYDCNTQANQQWTYTSSKQLTVYGNKCLDAAGSGNGSEIQIYSCNGQTNQQWNLNSNGTITGVQSGRCLDVWSTANGARVQIYDCNGQANQRFSLTS from the coding sequence ATGACAGCGCTTCCCTCTGTGCATCGTGGCAGGAACCCGCAGAAACGATCACCGATCCACAAGGCCCTGCTCGCCGGTGCCGCCGGTGTGGTCGCGACGCTGACCGTCGTGGCCATGATTCCGAACGCGAACGCGGCGGCCAGCACGCTGGGCGCCGCCGCCGCGCAGTCCGGCCGGTACTTCGGCACCGCCATCGCCGCGAGCAGGCTGGGCGACTCGACGTACAGCACGATCGCGGCCCGCGAGTTCAACATGATCACCGCCGAGAACGAGATGAAGCCCGACGCGACCCAGCCGAACCGGGGCCAGTTCAACTTCAGCTCCGGCGACCAGATCTACAACTGGGCCACCCAGCGCGGTCTCAAGGTCCGCGGACACACCCTGGCCTGGCACGCCCAGCAGCCCGGCTGGATGCAGAGCCTGTCCGGCAGCAACCTGCGCCAGGCGATGATCGACCACATCAACGGCGTCATGGGCCACTACCGGGGCAAGCTCGCCGCCTGGGACGTGGTCAACGAGGCGTTCAACGAGGACGGCAGCCGCCGCTCGTCGAACCTGCAGGGCACCGGCAACGACTGGATCGAGGTCGCTTTCCGCACCGCTCGCGCGGCGGACCCCGGGGTCAAGCTCTGCTACAACGACTACAACATCGAGAACTGGAGCTACGGCAAGACCCAGGGCGTGTACCGCATGATCCAGGACTTCAAGTCCCGGGGCGTGCCCATCGACTGCGTCGGCCTGCAGACCCACTTCACCGGCGGCAGCTCGCTGCCCGGCAACTTCCAGACCACCCTGTCCAGCTTCGCCGCGCTGGGCGTCGACGTCGCCCTCACCGAGGTGGACGTCACCAACGCCTCGACCAGCCAGTACTCCGGCCTGACCCAGGCCTGTCTGAACGTGCCGCGCTGCATCGGGATCACCGTATGGGGCGTGCGGGACAGCGACTCCTGGCGCTCCAGCGAGAGCCCGCTGCTGTTCAACAGCGGGGGCGGCGCGAAGGCCGCGTACACCTCGGTCCTCAACGCCCTCAACTCCGCCACGCCGACGCCGTCGCAGTCGGCGACCGCATCGCCTTCGGTGCCGTCCTCGCCCGCCCCGTCCTCCTCGCCGCCGCCCTCGTCGGGCGTCGGCCGGCTCGTGGGCGCGCAGTCGGGTCGCTGCATCGACGTGCCCAACGCGTCGCAGAACAACGGCACCCGGGTGCAGCTCTACGACTGCAACACCCAGGCCAACCAGCAGTGGACCTACACCTCCAGCAAGCAGTTGACCGTGTACGGCAACAAGTGCCTGGACGCCGCCGGCTCCGGCAACGGCTCGGAGATCCAGATCTACAGCTGCAACGGCCAGACCAACCAGCAGTGGAACCTCAACTCCAACGGCACCATCACCGGTGTGCAGTCGGGCCGCTGCCTGGACGTGTGGAGCACCGCCAACGGCGCCCGGGTCCAGATCTACGACTGCAACGGCCAGGCCAACCAGCGGTTCAGCCTCACTTCGTAG